attctgaactgaagtggtCGTGGTAGCGCATCCAATCGGATTGATTAACCTCAGAAGCTTCATCGTTTGTCCTTTGTAATTTGGTCAACAGTAATGCCGGCTTTTCTCGTTTGGACATGCATCTGTGTGGACTGTTATCCTTGTGTAACTTGTGATagctcttgaaaaaaaaaacggatgatGAAACAGTCTGTATAACGAgaggaatgaagaaaagaaaggaatagaAAATGTCGTAGAGTTCTCAATTGTCTTTATCTTCATTTCGCTTGATGATCAAACAATTGTGTCCCTAGCCACATGGATCCCGTTGTGAAACTATGttcttcacctgaaatcatACAGATCGCTTGCTTCAAGAGTGCAGGTGGTGAACATCCACTCACGTGAGCCAGTGTAAACTTTTGTTATCTTTCCTGCATCCCGAACACCTGTAAATGATCGTACATTCCTGCTTCCATTCTCAAGGAAAAGCATGTAATGAATGTATACAAACCGCACATCAGTGTCACGTGTTTCTACGGCTTCTACTACTTCTACAAATACAAACACTTGCTGCAAATACTatcaagaataaataaaatcttgGCGAGGATGCGCTACCACGaccacttcagttcagaatcgtttgaggtttgcgaacgtgtagctggcccatacggtgacttgcggggctagccgatgtgtcaagtcagttcttttatcctcccaggcaagtctgaaATGTAATGATTGTGAGAATTCTGaaaacaatttatcgaccgcagAGGAATGGAAAGCTTAGTTGggactagggcggatttgaaccccTAATCTATCGTGCAGATAGCGAATCCTCTCAAAGAGTCTACACTTTCCTTGGCGTCGACCGAACTGTAGCAAATCTTTAGAGCATCATGAAGCGCATCACTTATCTTTCGCACCAATTACTTAAGCTCTTGATAATCACGGTACATCACAACATTCCAAATGTCAGCATGCAATGAATGTTCAATGTGCTTTCAAGTTTCCTGAAGGACCCGCTGTGCGTAATACCCGCTccgattttttccatgaataaTCCTTCGTCATTCTCAAAATGTCAGGACTTCTATTTTAGACCTTTATTACACTGATATTTTCCTCTATCAAAGTTTCATttgacttttgttttttttctgagaactttattgaaaaaatctgtataAAAAGTGGGTGATATTCAACACAGCACCAACGTGACTTAGTTTTTCCTCCAAATTTCTGCTTTAGCTCCTTTCCTCTTTACTTAAAGTTCGTCCTCTTAACTCTGAGCAGCGTTCGACGCATCGGCGCTGGTGCTGCTCCACCCAGTCCGCAACAGGGCATACTTAAGACCTGCATCGTTACCGAAGTTAATAGACAATGTTGTTTGCGCATAGACTGCTATGTTTGCCTGCCAACTGCGTGGCACCAAAGCCGTCTGTAGAGGTCTAAGCCGCAAATTTTCCGATCTGCTCCCTAACTGAGCTTTTTGTCAAGTCCGTGTGCATTACCCTGACAGCTAGAAGATTAAGACACTCGCACCCAACGGGGACTTTGAGGAAGAAGAGCTTCATGATGTCCAGTTCCTGCCTAGTATCCGTAGTGACATGTGAGAAAGTTGATATACGTACGGATAAAACCAGGTTCAAGCCACTTATTCGTTGTTATCGTGTGCATGCGAGCACCAACACTGTATCAACGCGCCATTCCATCGCTTGAAATACGTACACACTGTGAACTACTAGAATTGTGACTAGAAGGGTAATGTCGATTCGAAGAAAAGTCTAATAAGTCACGCTCACTACTGGCTAGACGAACTCCTCAAATGTGTGTAAATACCGGGCTGAAGGTGTGCTTTTCCTCGCAAACACGGAAAATTCGGGCTCCTTTCTCACAACACATTCTACTCCTTTAACTACCTCGCAAATGGTGCTTGACGGAATTCGGAACTTGATCACTTGTTGTTCGTTTGATCGATCCGCATTTGCGCACAGCACCAGATCGCAGTGGCGACAAAAACGACAAATAGGATACAGGGTAGACAGAAATGGAGGAGCAACGTGACACGAATTTACGAAGAGGCGCCAAGGGCGACTGGctaccttaaaggcaccacATCATATCACGAGGTTGACAATGTGGAACAGTATGGAGTCCCTGTtccaaattattaaaatttattatgtTTGATTCCCCTGGTCCTCGTtgaaaacggcatggaaaATAGCCTTcattcctacgagatacgttagaacgcgacATAGTTCTACATGCTCCGGCCCATGCCCCTGTCAACAGCCTGCAGCCttggttttactcgaatagAGTAACTCTGTGCGGTCACTCGTGGAAGCGGGACGCGCATAAGCGAGGAGCGTTACCTTTGCCTCGCAGGAACGAACGCCGTtctccacgtttttttttgaggggcGATTAGGCGAAAGTGGACGGGACCTCGATCGTAATCTACAAACCAACTCTGTGTTTTCCTCATTGGGTTTCCACGCTGCGTCAATCtcatgatacgctgtcttcaaATGCGTGGCAGATCCAAACTTGATTCTGCTGTTGTATGGGGGTAAGAAGGAACTCGGATATAAAACGCACAAGTTTTAGATAGGAATAGGATCTTCCGGACCACCACGTGTCCTATTCACTCTCACAATTATATCTTTATGATCTCGTCTGTTGGAATTGCATTCCTATATTGGTTTTTGTCATTGTTATTCGTAGTAAACTTTGACACGAGTAGGTTTTCAGGAAATGAACGTCGTGTTGTTTATCTACAGCTGCACGCTGCTTGCAACAGTGGCAGCAGCGATACCGGTAAGGGTACAGCATTATATCCAGGAAGACCGCCAGTCAAAGAGATCAAATACTGCTTTTGGACAACCTTCAAAACGTGGAACAAAGGCCTGAACTagcagatttaaaaaaattgaaataacatTCGCAATGGAcctcgttttgttttcttcgtgATGTTCTGTGAAACGACCACATGGTGTCCTACACAAAAAGCAATCGTTGTACTGTAACAGAGAGCATAGCACCTTATAAATAAGCATATCGTAACTCAATCAGAAAATTAACCGAATATTTCATTGTCTCGCAGAAGGAGCCGTTCCCCTTTTTGTTGACGTATGGAGGAGGTGCGCTGCGTCATCAAGGAGAAAGGAGGTGTGTGCCACTCACTACTCCAGTATTAGATTTTTCATGCTGAGATGGTCACGTAACTACATATCACTTCTAATCTGTTGTAACACAAGTAACTCAAATATATAAACAGTCCCATTTCTTGTTTACTCTTTTTTGAATCATAGACTTGTACAGATGACAATCTCACGCGTTCTCAAgcgaaataaaacaaataggaATCATAGATTCCTATTTCcagaagaagacgaaaaattcTAGCAAAAGCTTTAAGAGAAAAGTCGTCATACTTTTGTTCGCCACTTTATTCAaatacgtttctttttttggaaaaaaaaaatccgactaACTTGCACATCAATTATTACTTACGGTTTTTGGATTATGAGGCAAGAACAGTGCAAGATCTCCGTAAATTGGGGCATTTACTGTAATTCAGGCGATTCGGACGGAGTGCTCTTCCACCAGATTCCCCCTATAAATGGGACAAGTACCAGGATGAAAGCGGAAACTATGTCATACCTTATGTGATTTCAGGGGACTACAGTGAGTTGGCGATGAACAACACAATCGAGTGCTATTTCTATAGGAAAGAACATCTCTGACTTTCAGGTcctgaagagaagaaggagatCTTTGCTGCGatggaaaaaatcagcaaaaacaCCTGTGTTGCCTTCAGGAGCAGATCAGCGGAAGAGGACTACGTTGAAATTGCGAACATAAAGTATGAAGGGTACgagtcttttttcattcatttgaaattGCATTTGACGCGGATCCCTTTTTCATTCCAGTTTGGTAGGGTTCCAAACGAGCAATTCtctgtatttattttcaccAGCCCTCAAAAATATGCTTACAAGCCTGGAgcgaaaaaatccaagaaaaaaagcgattgaCTTCAGCTGCTGCTTAAAACGAGCCTTCCATTGACGTCCGTTTGCGTTAGACGGGTCGCGCAGCTAGGAGCGACCCTCACGCGTGCATGACTCTCCAAATCCTTGACTGAagacattttttgtatttgtgcaAATAGTTCCAAGCTAAGCGAAGCTCGTCTCTTACTCCTTCGAAAACTTACCATATCCAGCACTAGAAATTCGGTGAACCCTCTATAGCCAGTGTCACATCTGCGTCTATACTTAACGAATTCAGATGTAGTGCTTATGTTGGTCGATTCGGAGGGGTGAGCTTGTTGAGGCTGGAGAATGGCAAATATGGGTGAGCTTGTTATGATCGATAAGAGAGTTGGAGGGAAGAACGTAACCAGAAATGTTTCCACACCCTCATATTTTTTAGGTGTATGGGCAAGAGAACCATTATGCAAATGCTTTTGCACACTGTTGGTCTGTACCATGAGCATAGACGTCCGGACAGGGACAACTTTATCAAGGTGCACAAAGAAAACGCGATTCAAGGTGATATTAGCaacatttgcagaaaaatacaCTGAAAGATCTCATTGCCTTTAAGATCTAAGCACCCATTTCCAATTTGCAAAGTTGGACCCTGCTGACGTAAGTACCTACAATCTTCCATACGACTACACTTCAATAATGCACGTTGGAAAAGATCACTATGCAGAGTCTGGGAAGACCACCATAGAAACACTGGATCCCGCATTCCAGGTGCAGGACTTACGCTTTATATTCTTTCCTCAAAACTTCTTTGAATGCGGCAGCAGAAAATCACAATGAGACCACAGATATTGCTATTCAGGAGTTGtcgtattttgaaaaaataaacaagaaaaaaaacaaatttgatgACTGAAGATATGTTTGGCTCTGTATTCGCTGCCAAACTCGTTCAATCGTAACCATAGATGCGGTACGGAGGAGCAGGGCCTTCCTCAGGAGAAGGGGTCTAGCTCGTGGGGTGAAGTTCAATTGATGAGGACCCCTTTGTCAACCGTGAACCAGAAGTGAAGTGGGTCCCTGCGCCGACCATCCAAAACTGGAGAGAGTCGCCGCACTGACTCCGACAACGCATCTATGGTTGTGACGCACGTGACCACCGCTTGCGCTGATGTTCCCGAAGGGGTCCATCAGCAAAGCTGGTAGGGCAGAGTTCGTAAGAGGAGTAAGGTGACACACTTAGAACGGATGCATCACATGCCTGCTGAACGCGTCTGGCACACCGTAAAGTTTTTCAGAGTCCAAAAAATCATCCATAGTTGCACCATGATCGCAAATCTTTTTCCTCTATTGGAAACGACTAAAACTACTGTACTTACTTTCGCTGTTTGCAGGATGTGATCGGAACGCTAACGGAGCCATCGATGTACGACTACATGAAGGTGTGTTCGATCTACAAATGTGGGCGGTGCATCGGCAAACAGATGCCATTTGCGTGAAATCAAACGAAGTGAAGATCAATTTCGTCTTTGAGCGATGGAAAGTTCATCGTTTGCTTATAAATTAATAATCGAACAATAAAGCGCACTGATCAAAGATGATGTGTGGAATTCCATCTTCATGAAAAAGTACTCATCGATATCTCTTGGAGAGTGTTCTCCTACACTGAATAACTGAGGATCAGAGGCGAGTGCAGACGAATTTACATGAAGCTCTCTCGTATAGTATGCATGCCCTCCTCCTCTTTGAAGCAACAGAAGTAGctgaaattttctgcaaagaCATTCGACACCTCAGGCGCAGTTATTTTGCAACGCAATGTCCTAGGAAAAACTTCTTCGCCACTCTCAGGCTGAACTCTTCGAGAGATTATCGAAAACACACAGTCTGTAACAGCcatctatttttttgaattcctgaaataaaaacgaaaattagAATAGCTGCCGAATAAAATCCTAAAACAAAGTTATTGAAGGTCGACGCACAGTCGGATCAGAACTacctgaagcctggtgcatttgcgtagtTTACTTCAAGCTCAGGCGTTGAGTTGATTGCATCCGACGTTCATCTCCAGGTTGAACTGGGAACCCTCTTCGATATATCTTCTATGCTAATAGGATTCACCAACAAACATAATTTTCACCCTTAAATTGATTCATTCGTGCCTTCAGGTAGTCATCTGAATATTCAGTGCTCTTTGAACATTGCTATCGAGGTGACCATATTTAGGTGGTTGAGTTTCTCTGAATACGATACCAAGCTGAAGGAAAGGAGACGGTTCCACACAAGTTCAGCGCAGGCGGTtctgagaagaagagaaagacaTTTCCAAGGCAAAATtacgttgtttttgttttatatcacgttagaatttgtttttcaGACCAGCGTCGGCCCAAATGAGGAAGTTCCAAGAAACATGTACCTGGCGATTTTCGCCTTCTGCAGAGTGGAGCAGCAGCGTTCCTGCATGTCCAAACACCGGATTTGCACATATACTATTCAGAAGAATTCACTCCAACGAGTACAGAAGGTAGGAAGCAGGAAGTGCAGGATGTGGAGTATGTGGAGGATGTATAGGACGAGCAGGGTGTTCAGGACGTACACCCTGCTCGTCCTCTGCATCCTCCACGACGTACAGAAAGAGGATTTTATCTCGCACATCCCACCATTATGCTCACGTCAGATGGCGTGTCAAAGTACGCTTCTAGCATTGACCAAAGATGGAGTTCACGAATTGAGGTGGTTCAattatttcaggtggagtattcgtatacgggatcgtagattatggagaggtgggtgattccgtccatttcttcctaattgccgtaaaaaacggcccggaagatgcggcgtgtgcacaaggctggcgcgctccaatcgaactcgttgtagagaaTAGCGCGCTGGATCGCTCGAAGACGTGTCGTCCGACccatttttcacggcaattgggaagaaatggacggaatctcccttctctccataatctacgatcccgtatacgagccacctgaaatccgtactacctcaaaattgtggggtgatgcctttaagcttcaCATGATGCTTACAATGATTTTGCTTTTCAgttctatggaaaaaaaagtaaaatgtcaAGGAAATCATGTAGTCATTAACATTAAGGCAGCAGCTAGAACATATTCAGAAAATACGAGCGAAAAAGTTGTATAAAGGGAATTAGCGGGTTAGAAAATGTCCAACAATCCCTTCGGATTCGAAACTACTTTGTCCGATATTATGGTTCTTGGCACACAGTGTAGTCTGTGGCTCCAAACCAgatttaaataattatttgtcTTCTAAAGTGCGACTGTTTCAGCAGAATTTTTAGAttgtttcagagaattttctttcctaaGTGCTTGAGATTTTGAGGGGATCCAAAACGCAATTAATGTGTCTACTTGGTAATTCAAGTATCCTTATGTGCTATGGTCTTCCCCAAATATTCTGTTTTCACTCTTTATTGCATCAATTCAATCTAACAGAGAACAGCGGATGATGTTAGTACCTTGTCAaggttgaagaaaataaaaacacattcAGCTGCGATGATTCTACGAGTTTCATTTCCACCCCTATACTTATCTAAAAATTAGTTGATATAGGAACGTTTGACTGAAATGTTATAACTCTTCCGAGGCGAGGAAGCTGTAGCGCAACGTTCGCGATGCACACCGTAGCGTGTATCCCATCATTATGCTATCAGCCTTTCATCTGACTAGGTGGCTAAGTTTAAGTTTATTGGGATGAGATAGTTGCGACTGCTATTTGATGACTGCGGTAATTTTGTACAGGACCATTTTGATTCTGTATCGGTCAAGCGATGTGATATCCATTCTTCAAAGCCTTCAGGCTATTTTCCAGGAAGACGTGATGTGTAGATCACAGCTGGAGATCATTTGTTGCGAGAAAATGTTCTCGCACCATGACAATACTGATCCCAAATGTTGAACGTTGCTAAGAAGAAATTTACGTGCTTGACCTAATCGGCGGACTGTTATTTTTGCCTGCCTATTTTCTCCGCATCTTCACCGAGGCGTTTCACCCTCGAATACGCCTCTGCTTAAACCTCGATCTCGATCAAGAGCTCtcacagaatccatccatagTCTACGAGACTTGCCGTCTTACTTAAACTGCCTATCGACACCGAGTGACCTGAGTGCCTCTGATCGAAAATGTTCTGCATTAAATTTGCTACAAAAGCTTTCACGCTCACTCTGGGTATCTGACCAGTTTGGGTTGGACTCTGGTGATGTGCTGGAAAACAACACCTTTCCGTAATATCATCTGAAAAACTTCAACCTTATAACCATGCAAGTTACATAGCTCGCAGGTGCCCTGACCTTACACAGAAATGCTTAGTTGCATTTGGTACAACGAAAGCGACCCGCAGCAAACGGGCTCCGCAGCAATCCGACTGGCTCATACACTCGAAcccaagaagaaaataaactaattCAAATTAGATTTCTCATGTGTTCTTTAATCCGGATTTGGTTTCACACAATTCCtcctttttgattttgaaaatccaGTGGAAAAAACTGTTCTTGAAAAACTGGAATCTCAGGTCTGTAAAGTCTATAATAAAGTTTTGGGAAATGAAGTTTTTGAATAAACGTTTTCGAATGGGAAACTTCCGCCAAACTAACGATATCCGTAGATAGCTCGacatgaaaagaattttttcttttcccgcTTTGATAGATTTAGTCGGAATCGACATTCACGGTGGATGAGACGGTCAACCTCGCAACTCTTCGGTTTTGCTGCAACGGAGTTTTTATTTGCTGCAAGTTCATGCGCAGTATACATTCTGGACCATGGTTGTCCCACTCTAGCTAAGAACTCGCTATCATTTCTGATTGTATgcttcaaaaacagaaaacatgtTTCAGATCACACATATAAGAGAAAAGTGAATGGCTGGTCAGTTCCATTTCGTCAATGGCTAAAGGGAAGAAGGAGAGGGAGTCTGCGTCGGAAAACGTAAGTGGTTTCTGTCATTTATTGCAGTAAACGTAAACCGGTGATTGTTTCAGCAGACGTCGCAGCAAGACGACGCAGTATCCATTACCGATGACGTTCGAGGAGCCGAATATTACCACGGATTGATACCTCGGTCAGAGATTTAGTATGGATGTGGTTGTAGAAAGAAAAGTGTAACCTCACTCACCTCTAGAAGCACATAACAATCTGTCTTATGCAGGATGGATGCAGAACCTTTACTCAAGAAAGAAGGGGATTTTCTACTCCGAAAGACAGAACACTCGCCCGGTATGGCTCGCAAAGCATCTTCTTAAAGTCTTTTCTTAAGAGATTGAAGCGAAATTGTAGAGAGTGATGAAGTATTGCTCTTCTAAATCGCGACAGCTTGGTCGGTTGCAGGTTCTTCACGAACAAAAAGTGGAAGGAGAATACTTCTTTCTGCATACATTTAAATATAGTTGGGTAAAAATGTACTGAAACTCAGGTGTAATTGTGCAGCTGGCAGCTCTCGAAGCGGTCGCGAGCGACTCGGACTGAGTGGAGCTAGAGGAGGTCCCACTAGAGGAGGTCCCACTTCGATATCGGCCGCTCGCTCCAACGAGCCAGGTAGCACTTTGCTCCACACCGGACTGGTATGGTTTCATCGCTCCGTATCGGGCGACGTCTCTATGAAAGATCAGAATATTCTCCGGTGTTTATTGTGATTATTTGTGCAGTGCTTTGCTTGCGAATATTAAATCCACCTGCCCTAGAATAGCAAGAACACTTGAGAACGACTACCACCAGTCATCCCGTCACTCTCTCAGCTTCCGTAAGGTTCTGGAGGGTGGTTTCTGCCCCAAGTCCGCGGGTCCGAAGAAGCATATTTTGTCGGCATCGTAGAATCACCTCTTTCCTGTCTAGAAAAGACGAACTTATCTTACGAGCTAATTGCTCATTAAAATTCACTCTTTCTGGCAGCCATTTATTCCGAGCTCTAAAACATTATCTTCGAAACGGACAGCTCATTAACCGGTGTTAACTTAGAATGTGTTTCGATGAATTCCCCGATATGATATCctcaatattttgaaaaagtggaacCGATAATCGGTCTTAGATATGGATTAGCATCATGACGATTGCTATCGCCAATAAAGAACACGTGACGGTTGAAGTTGTGACTTAATTGGTGAAAACTCCCATTCAAAAATATGTTGTTTGCTTCGCGAGATGTTTCCCCCTACCCAGTATAATTGCTCATTACAACAAGTTGGACTGTTCGAAAGGATCGCAATTACCGCTGGGAGGATTGCAAACAGAAAGTCCGCCCTCAGGTTCAGCTCAAACTTGATATCGTTCATTTCCTCACAATATTCCTGAACTGATCACCTTGAAACTACACTGGTgcgcaaaaaataaagacgAGACAGGTAAAGCAACATACAgttcggtcaaaacgacatcaagcacggacagtaagcggcgcggttgagcGTAGCTGTTGAGATCGTGTAAGGACTCTCGccaccgccacccatctcggcagttcgccacggtcccacctcggttccaacctctgtctccaccgcaccgtctctagcgcagccgctcacggatctgtccgtgcttcatgtcgtttcacCAGACGATAATTTGTTTACAACTcggtgaaaataaatgaaagtgcATTTGTATGTTGTTAGAGGTCTCCTAGTCGTGCATTAAAAGTTAGGGCTGGCTCGGcagttgaaggaaaaaaacagtgtgTCAATCAACGAGCAGTCTCGGTGCACTATAGTGGTGTTTTTCATTATGAAATGGTCTCACATGTGGAGGAATCATCGGGAAGTTTGAAGGAATCATTGAGAATCTTCAAGCAGTCATCGGGAAATTGGAAGAAGGACAAAGTGTGAGGGAGAGTGCAGCCCTCAAGCCTGGTATTCCTCATTGCACTGTTTTACGTTCGTGGAGAGTGTTCCGAACCAAAGGTATTGCTGCCTGAAGGAGAGGAGGTGGTCGATCACGGTCAAGCAGATGACTGGTGCATTGTGTAACAGACCAAGAAGGACCCACTTCAATCAGCGGGTACAATTGCAGCCACATTTAACAGGACTGCAAGATAGGCAATGTGAAGCTCCACAGTGGCACGGTAACATCAGCTTTATTTCAatcattctctttttcagAATACGTTCAGAGATTTGCTTTGGGTTAACTATGCAGTATATAGATTGAGAAGCACACTTTCACATTACAGGCATGATTGTGCTAGCGCTTTCCTGTAAGACAGAAAATGGCGTTAAACATTTTATGATTAATCAAGATCCTAATGGTACGTTCTACCTCGAACACCACCACGAGAAAAGTATTGCTGATTTGATCGCATGGCACTTGTGAGTTTTGGACAATCTACTTCTTGCCTTTCTGGTCTTTCTCCGACTTGTTCcaaaaaatgtcaaataatTGTAGAGCAACGAAAACACCACTGTCAGCAGCTTCCAACGCTCGCTTGCGACGTCCTGTAGAGAGGACACAATGGCTTCTTAATCATGACTCGATAGTACTAGTTAAGGTATCCAAAGAAAACTTGCGTACTCCATTACTTTCCTAATGCTTTGTTCAGAAACTTGGAGAAGGGGCTTTCGGTGAAGTGTACCTTGCAGAATACGGGAGCGGAAAAAGTAAGCAAGAAGTTGCAGTAAAGACGATGAGAAACGAGGTATGCGATACCTTGTGATGGGATGATAGACAAGTATTGCTCATCCCACCTGCAGGCTACGAGGGATGCACgtttaaaatttatgaaagaaGCAAGGCTAATGAGAAAATACAACCACAAGCACGTAGTAAAAATTCTCGGAGTAGCCGTTCACGAACATCCACTTATGCTAGTCATGGAAGTTTGCCCGAGTAAACAGTGTTTTCTAATTCTGTCATTACAGTTACTCTTCAATGAATTCGTTTGTGTAGTTGGCTTTGGTCCGATTTAGACGGCTCCTTGGTGTCATATTTACggaaaaacaaaggaagtGTAGCGTTGTCAGAAAAGCTGCGGTTCGCTACAGAGGCTGCCGACGGACTCGCttacttagaaaaaaagttatgcaTTCACAGAGATATAGCGGCGAGAAACTGCCTACTCAGCGCGAAATATGTAAGTAGGTCGGTATTCTGAGCTGAGAATGCCTgactattttttgtatttccaGGAAATCAAGATTTCTGATTTTGGAATGTCAGATGACAAAGTTATAGTGCATGATGACACACTAGAAAAGGTGACTTTCGTTTACACGAGACAGATTCGTATTCGCGAGTGTTCCATTGTTAAATGTTCAGCGTGCtgcgaaaaaaagcgaaaaggtggtgtcgtccagcacatcgccaaaacCCTTAACCTGAAAAATCAACTGAGTCAAGTGAGCATGTGGTCTTTGgaaacaaccattcgttttaCCACGCTGAGCTGCCGAACACTGttgagtgaactccaacaaacagCCCTGTCTAGGCTTTTACGATGCCTCTGTGTGCCGTTTGTGCGTGTGCAGGAACAACGCATCAGAGATCGGTCCATAATCAGTATACTACACCATCTATATTCCTGTGGTGACTGACTACAACATCCTGGTggggaatttggctcaacgtcgccTAAATGCGCTTTTGTACAATTGTGGGATTGCAAAGAGCTTCGTATATGTGGAAACACGACCGTCGTATTACTCTATGTGTGCTGTCCGCACACTGACGATTTAGGCTATGAAAAGCgtctgagaaaaaagttgcgtcgtcaactaCAAAAAGCCCGCGAAAACGAATAGATGTCAAAAGCGAAGGAAATCGAAAATGCGGACAACGAAAATAACCCGCGAAAAGGCTATactctattaaaggcatcacctctcgaatctggggtggtacggatttcagatggagggTTCCTATGCGGGGTTGGAGTTTAGGGAttggagggtgattctgtccatttcttcctaattaccgtaaaaaacggcccagaagatgcggcgcgtgcacaaggccggcgcgctaaaatcgaactcgtagtagaaaatagcgcgccgggacgctcgaagccttatcttccgggctcttttttacggcaattaggaagaaatggacagaatcacccttctctccataatctacgactccgtatagccATAAACCACCTGgaacccgcaccactccagcttcgtggggtgatgcttttaaaagagtatagcggcaagatgaaagGTTGTTCCTCTGTTCTTAACACTGCTAAAggagtggctgtcggtgaagtaACCTTGCCAATCTCACTTCACAACCGTGCTGAACCGGCACGCGCTATCAGCTACTGAACTCGAGCATGTATATAGACCGACACATGCGGTTAAtgaggaaccaccgaccgagtcgaaggttctggtctgtatcgaaaagatgaaaaattgaaaatctgaTGGAGACGATGGATttagcgcagaaatgttgAAGCACTTTCTTCCGTCTGGGATtggtgagatgacaaagatcatccgttcgaTATGGATCGACGAGAGAATTATTGTCTCGGAGACACGGTATTATAAGTTCCCTTCACAAGAAGTCATCCGTCACGAACCCTAGGAACTATCGAGGATTCTCGTTgctgttatgtacaaggtactggagcaGATCCTCCTTGACCAAGTTATTAAACATCGCCAACAGCGAACAAGCAACGTGCGAAGAGcgagctggctttcgtcctggcggatacgattgac
The Necator americanus strain Aroian chromosome I, whole genome shotgun sequence genome window above contains:
- a CDS encoding hypothetical protein (NECATOR_CHRI.G2869.T3), with amino-acid sequence MNVVLFIYSCTLLATVAAAIPEPFPFLLTYGGGALRHQGERRRFGRSALPPDSPYKWDKYQDESGNYVIPYVISGDYSPEEKKEIFAAMEKISKNTCVAFRSRSAEEDYVEIANIKYEGCSAYVGRFGGVSLLRLENGKYGCMGKRTIMQMLLHTVGLYHEHRRPDRDNFIKVHKENAIQDLSTHFQFAKLDPADVSTYNLPYDYTSIMHVGKDHYAESGKTTIETLDPAFQDVIGTLTEPSMYDYMKSGAAAFLHVQTPDLHIYYSEEFTPTSTEGRKQEVQDVEYVEDV
- a CDS encoding hypothetical protein (NECATOR_CHRI.G2869.T2), which produces MNVVLFIYSCTLLATVAAAIPKEPFPFLLTYGGGALRHQGERRRFGRSALPPDSPYKWDKYQDESGNYVIPYVISGDYSPEEKKEIFAAMEKISKNTCVAFRSRSAEEDYVEIANIKYEGCSAYVGRFGGVSLLRLENGKYGCMGKRTIMQMLLHTVGLYHEHRRPDRDNFIKVHKENAIQDLSTHFQFAKLDPADVSTYNLPYDYTSIMHVGKDHYAESGKTTIETLDPAFQDVIGTLTEPSMYDYMKSGAAAFLHVQTPDLHIYYSEEFTPTSTEGRKQEVQDVEYVEDV
- a CDS encoding hypothetical protein (NECATOR_CHRI.G2869.T1), which translates into the protein MNVVLFIYSCTLLATVAAAIPKEPFPFLLTYGGGALRHQGERRRFGRSALPPDSPYKWDKYQDESGNYVIPYVISGDYSPEEKKEIFAAMEKISKNTCVAFRSRSAEEDYVEIANIKYEGCSAYVGRFGGVSLLRLENGKYGCMGKRTIMQMLLHTVGLYHEHRRPDRDNFIKVHKENAIQDLSTHFQFAKLDPADVSTYNLPYDYTSIMHVGKDHYAESGKTTIETLDPAFQDVIGTLTEPSMYDYMKVCSIYKCGRCIGKQMPFA
- a CDS encoding hypothetical protein (NECATOR_CHRI.G2870.T1), whose amino-acid sequence is MAKGKKERESASENQTSQQDDAVSITDDVRGAEYYHGLIPRMDAEPLLKKEGDFLLRKTEHSPGMIVLALSCKTENGVKHFMINQDPNGTFYLEHHHEKSIADLIAWHLATKTPLSAASNARLRRPVERTQWLLNHDSIVLVKKLGEGAFGEVYLAEYGSGKSKQEVAVKTMRNEATRDARLKFMKEARLMRKYNHKHVVKILGVAVHEHPLMLVMEVCPNGSLVSYLRKNKGSVALSEKLRFATEAADGLAYLEKKLCIHRDIAARNCLLSAKYEIKISDFGMSDDKVIVHDDTLEKVPVKWLAPETLQDKIYSLKTDVWSYGVLVWEIYADGAEPYPGLTRLQTRAKIVVQNYRMEMPKDTPKNVADVVYSCWEREPARRPEMSKIFKTLKDIYDRSK